In the Flavobacterium sp. 90 genome, TTTTAGACGGTAAAATGATAATCGAAATTGGTTTGGCAGTAGTTCGTCCAGCGGAGTTTATCATCCTTCGTTTCTCTCACAAAATGCAGGAATCTTAATTAAATAATCATCATTAAAAAAATATAGATCATGAGTTATCCATTATCAAAGTTTCATTTCTCAGTTGACTGGGGTGGAACAAAAATAGGTTTTACAGAAGTTTCCGGATTAGATGTAGAAACTGAAGTTATTGAATACCGTCAGGGCGCTAGTCCGGAATACAGCAAAATAAAGATGCCGGGCATGCAAAAGTTCTCTAACATTACCATGAAAAGAGGAACTTTTAAAAGCGATAATGAATATTATGCGTGGTGGAATACGGTAAAACTAAACACCATCGAAAGAAGAGATATTACCATCAAATTACTTAACGAGGAACACGAACCGGTGATTACCTGGAAAGTAAAAAATGCATGGCCTACAAAAGTGCAATCAACTGATTTAAAAGCCGATGGAAACGAAGTTGCTATCGAGTCTATAGAATTGGTTCACGAAGGCTTATCTATTCAAAATGACTAATCATGGCTAATTATTATCCACCCGTAGGTTTTCATTTTCTGGTTGAATTTGATCAACTGGGAACAAAAGAAAAAGACCATCAATTTCAATCGGTATCAGGACTTTCTGTAGATCTTGAAACGG is a window encoding:
- a CDS encoding phage tail protein; the protein is MSYPLSKFHFSVDWGGTKIGFTEVSGLDVETEVIEYRQGASPEYSKIKMPGMQKFSNITMKRGTFKSDNEYYAWWNTVKLNTIERRDITIKLLNEEHEPVITWKVKNAWPTKVQSTDLKADGNEVAIESIELVHEGLSIQND